Part of the Periplaneta americana isolate PAMFEO1 chromosome 4, P.americana_PAMFEO1_priV1, whole genome shotgun sequence genome is shown below.
GAAATGTAGTGTATTACATTGAGGGCATCATGTCAGAAGGGCATATGAACAAATTCTgccttattgaaatattttaatagaaatctATTTATGTTTGGAAACAATCGTTTGAGAATTAAAATAGATATGACACagaatcaaaaatatttttttatgtagacaaggataggaaaaattattccatatttaaatggctctaatgtaaactttcagttttgttgatacgcccttctggcatgatgccctcgatatatTTGTGCTCTGTAGCACTTCTTCAATTGTATGCTGTAGTCTCACAAAAAATGTGATGCTTGTGGTAAGACATATACGAGacattccatgtgaaatcggaTAGCAAAAAACCTGACAACTGtgttattccttaaaaaaaaatgtatagaggGGTAGGAGATACTTCATTGTGTGAAATCTGTTGTCATTTAAGTCTAGTTTTCTTGTTTCAGTGGGTTAAATTTATCGTAATTCCTGAAAAATCGCCAGTTTCAAAAGGCTAAACTTGAATGACTTATGATAgacattccatgcagaaacaacGCATGTTCACACCATCACCCAACTCGGGAAGTAGCTAATGtaatttaacgatttttttttatagGAGCACTTCTTATGTGCTACACCGAAACTAAAATTGatacaatttctttattttatttacagtaacTGTTCACCATTGAAAAGTCTATCAAATATGGATTTATCTAATTACGACCCTGTTAAATattatagtcgcgatgctgttattcctggcgtgactctcctctttgcttacgtcttaggaagtgaaggctctataaagtctaggtagatagtatcgttcgccaattttgttctttcattgccgagctaccagacgagggatctatttgccacaccgttaaacattatcatgtcgtagctcctatgataataaatcaaacacactgtaattcagcaaataattgagcggcaatttccttgtgttctttctgcgaatgccaacgaaagagccaaaatggcgggcgattatattttaagtgtttatccagccttaggaaatgctttacatcttcatcagtgaatcacaagacgcacacgtttaaatgtagccgacctgcaacgtgattggctgccggaaattagagcgacgggactataatataaAGTATGGTGTGTGGATAATTGAAGCAAGTGATGGAAATGCAGGTAGAGGGTAGAGTAGGAAGAGGATGGCCGAGAGAAACACATGGGAGGATAGAATAGAAAAAGTTGGAATGAAGCATGAGAAAACTAAGATGGAGATGATGAGAATGAACCAAGATCGAGAGGAGTGAATGAAATGGACAAAATGAGATGCCTCGATGCTTAGTGGAATAAGGGgctaatgagaagaagaagaagaagagtaggaggacgaagaaaaagaagaagaagtgtGCATAGTTATGAAAATCGTACTCTCAGCTATAATACGAACTTTTGTTGGAATGTCTGTCATAAGTAGTTTCAGGTTTATGCCCTTTGAAAATGGagatttttacagaaataatataaatttaatgcattaaaacagaAAACTAATGCACTTAAACGAGAATAGACTTCAATGCTAGATATCtcctactctctctctctctctctctctctctctctctctctctctctctctctctctctctctctctcaggaaTTACACAATTGTAAGGTTTTTTGCTGTCTGATTTTGTGTAGAATGTCCCTtaaaaacttgaatattattaccggtactttcATTACACAAGAGATTTGGTGTGTCATTTTCTCTTGTGTATAATGTTTTGAAACAAGTCATGGACAGGGGAAATGGTCATAGAATATGCatgtttagaaataatattttgtattagtCATTTAATCCAgtcttaatttattattctcgagcatacatacatacatacatacaaatggcttttaaggaacccgaaggttcattgccaccttcacataagcccgccatcggtccctatcctgtgcaagattaatccagtccctatcatcatatcccacctccctcaaatccattttaatattatcctcccatctacgtctcggcctccccaaaggtctttttccctccagtctcccaactaacactctatatgcattcctggattcgcccatacgtgttacatgccctgcccatcgcaaacgtctggatttaatgttcctaattatgtcagatgaatacaatgcgtgcagttctgcattgtgtaactttctccattctcctgtaacttcatcctcttagccccaaatattttcctaagcaccttattcacaaatacccttaacctatgttcctctctcagagtgagattccaagtttcacaaccatacagaacaaccggtaatataactgttttaattcTCGAGcatattaataagtaaaatattcaTCCTCTTAACATGGTGGAAACTGAAGCTTCTAATCAATATATGAATTGgtaatattttaagtaaaattgTGCATGGAACCTCTGATTATACATACTGTGTTATTCTTGGTCAGACGTATTGAAATTATATCTTAATTAGCTTTAAGAAGCATTTGAAAGTTTATTAGATAAAATGCaaggtaaataataaataaatagaatcagTGATATCAAAATTGTGTAGCCTATTTCTGTTGAAAGCATACATACAGGGCCATTGAATTCTTTCTgtatttacttaatatttgcgAGAATATAGTATctagtatgaaatatttcacaagaaattttcggaatatgtatggtaagactttcctgtgttaaggggaggcagaggtgaatatttcaaaatccacaaaatttatccgatttgtttgaaattgatcatggatactaagtatattattagtaatggacataccaagtttcaactttctaagcacaatagttctgtaaatattaattttataaaactttatatcgtttgatataaaatgctccatgcaccatattgtaagaaattttcaatatttctttctatttatatgttcagagaagatataaaaataatgataagtattagtttattatgggaataatatagtaatacagttatcttggttttaatttcatacttttaagggcacaaaatcaaaaactaacattggaatatgaaaataaagacaataaaaatggaaaaaaccaaatttcattttttattcagttttgttcgaaaatttcacctctgcctctccttaaatttcaacgtacctcgtttacgtGTTTcggcctatttatgggtcatctttgaaatttaacacaggcgaaatgatacagtgttaaaagttgtgtaatcaagatgcagaagaaattttctttattaataggAGTGGTAATTATCTCTGCAATGAATATAATGCTGAAagcaacaaaattacaaaatctcTGGATTTATCCTCAAAGACATGACGTTTATTTAAAGTATACAGCTTTCATGATTTCCATTTATTGGATGACTAAACAAACACACATGTGCTGTGCGTGTACTGCAAGAACCAGTCTGTGACAGTATAAAATATCTGACTGTTATCTCACTTCATTAATCATTTTTTGAGTGCTATCACTTATATTATCTTTTGTCATTTTGAAAAGTGAATTAATATACCGTGCATTTATTGCTCCTATTGAATATCAAATATAATTTGGAAACTTGAAATAttagtacagtcaactctggttaTAGTGAatctctgcggaccagcatatttcgttcactacatCCGAGGTTACAAAAACCGAAGTGtatgtttttatactactgacgttgctatacatacagtattaatgcccgtttgggacAGGCTacattcaatatcagtactaatgttcacTGTATCTTCCATCTTaaacactttatgcttcgacatcctgatgttcacagttcgaaacttgaaactaatctggccatgtaggtagtaggctcTGACTggtttcgcacctcttcccactagaggtatgctactatgtattcggccttggaatttccctggGTCCACTTTTACAAAGGTGCaggaggaagggttgaggaccatcATGCTGTAATCCTTCTTATATTTATCCTTTGGTCGTCACTCTACtgccttttacaaaagaaaacactgtctcttcctattcttctagtaacctcttttaaaggagtcagaactaatccttcccttatccctcactgcgtacactattctctttaacatgtttcaagctgtccaggaagctgaacaaattctttgtctttcaatgcacttaaggagtagaaggtttgagaatttattctgaacatattcttggaaatttataggagaaagggtttcctaaattaccattttgtccattttaaaattacattttcttgggaaagttctagttttaggttcactgtaaccgaagtgagggttcacttacttacttactggcttttaaggaacccggaggttcattgctgccctcacataagcccgccattggtccctatcctgagcaagattaatccagtctctaccatcatatcccacctccctcaaatccattttaatattatcttcccatctacgtctcggcctccccaaaggtctttttccctccggcctcccaactaacactctatatgcatttctggattcgcccatacgtgctttcatgtgatatctaggtaactgatcaaaagtgtgttccagttcctcatagaagctatcctttatagggccgtctttctcttctgtaggggcgtgagcatttataactacgatatcgcaccatctacccataagtactaaatatgataacatgtcactgataaattcgaccttttttactgctgattttattctttatgtacaaagaatcctgttcctaattggtgattatcgtttccttccccataatacaataagtaatcacctatttgtgatatgccattcccatctaacctaacctcttgtactcccacgaagtctattctatatctagctagttcttttgctactaatgttacccctcctgttctataaagactagttacgtttcatgtaccaaatcttataacctttttcctttgctgtggtcgtgccggagattcagtcccattctgaggcttactgttaggtttcgtaacaagctgttgtttacagtgatgggttgttagacctttgcccaacccccaagctggaggaccaccccttattggctgtccacgactgcttattcaatatattcgcagctaccctccatatctggaggccgtctcctctatccgcaacctgaggatgcaccataccgtggtgatagggacccacaatacatgggagggttcactataaacggaaatattaatgtactttataatgtatgcgggtcgggaccaacgatttaggttcactatatccagagctgactgtGTAAGTAGTTTGGATACATTACTATTAATTGTTTGACATTAATGTTCGTCTTAATGTGTTCTTTTTCCAGCATTTACAAAGTCAACACGGGTCAACAGTCAAGAATATGAATTGAAGCTAGTTGATACAGCTGGTCAGGATGAATATTCTATATTTCCGGCACAGTACTCCATGGACATTCATGGATATGTCCTTGTTTATTCAATCACTTCATCAAAATCCTTTGAAGTTGTTCAGATAATATATGACAAACTACTTGACATGACAGGGAAAGTCCAGTTAGtattgcgtaatttatttttattataattgtactaCTAAGTAAGAAATGTAGCTTGAGATTAACTTCAGGTAAAGcatgtattaatatttaataagatTAAACAGCTACTGACGCTATAAAAGCTTCAGATGTAAAGAGTTCAAGAATACTCGTGCGGAATGGAGTGTTGTAACGTTTGCAGACTGTCTGGAAAAATTACTTACTATTTCTAACAAATTCGTATTTTTTCATATGAACAGTAATGCTAATCGAATTCAGAATTACCATGTTTTCTCTCATAGGTACAACGAAATCCCAAATTCTTTTAGTTGTGCATGAGTGATAACTAGAAAATACATGGAAGatgataacaattattattattattattattattattattattattattattattaaggctaggatttttataTCCTAAAATCGCCAAAATATGCACTTATGACAAAAATTCcaggaatataatataaaaaatatgctaTAAATGTAAATACGTTTTATAGTTTACTTTGAAGGTATAAACTATACATAGAATGACAACCAGAAGAGAAAAAAGGGAAATTTAAGACATTTCAAggcatataaattttattcaagacaGAAAATGCTAACTTATTTACATAAACTTTCATTCTATCTATATTATGAGACCTGAGTTGAAATGTACAATGAATACTTTgtgcaaaatttcaaataaaagatTGTCTATTGTCAACTAACAAAGCTTTGTAGTATATAGGAAAGCTTTTTCTATTTCTGCTAATAAAATTGCagtaaactaaaaattaaaaatatcacttgaccttttacatttacattacaagaagaaagagcagtgtgtttgTTAGCGGCGATATTGCCAGACAGCTGAAGCTTGCAGCTTAATTTTCTAagtaaccgtgcatttaatcacaaaacataatataggttttctattcatttaagtatacTCTAACGCCCCTTTCAGTctacaagattatttcacttccaccctgtataccaaATAATAAGTacgtagtacagtgaaacctctccttacggacacccccaagatacggacactcctcatatacggacagatttttatatcccaactgaaataatttagaaataatgataaatctaactctcgtttacggacactctcagacacggacacggataGCTGTTTCaaagtcctaaagcttgctttatctcctgactgtggacagaacttatatttcaagatctaatgtgttacaaaatggaaaagttagttttgagaactgtacagaaatttcttaacatgaaagaagacaataagggtctcgtaggctaccactagcccaaccGGCTAcctcttgttagctggaagcgggtggataaacagagccataaaatttaacctgtctgatgggtccaaggtttccatgatcgtgaaattgtattccacacatgatagggttagtaggattattctcttcacttcaatcagttgttctgtttcgagagacatggcacctgaacgtaaaggttaagttgaaaactgtaaattacagtactgcataactgtagagcTAGAATataattgcatggcacagtactgtatttttctttttcggtcttatctactgtagttcaaagttgcaaagaatttactgtagtacagtagactgtatttagaattaaactacagtaatacagttcatttaaagtgtgaatggatacataatgcatattataaattcacTGTTAGATTGGATACTTCCAGGTGTGGGgactccctcccaataaaggacacctcccagatgtggacagattgttacgtcccttcgatgtccgtaaatgagaagtttcactgtacataATTACAAATCTGGTCACTCATTCTTGTAACGTAACTACATGAAACTTTATGAAGCGAATAAGCACTGTTAACTCCAGAACGTCAGATTTATCACTAAGCTTTAAGTGCAATTGGTCAGGGTGGAGGGGATGATATTTATGTCTGTGACGACTTTGATTACAAAAGCGACTCTTTGTCACAGCAACTTGAGGGCAGCCACGGGATGTGTTGAGGCATGTGGTGAGCTGTAATGTCATTGTATTTTACCGTTATAACTGGCCAAGAGTTgaactttgcaaaaaaaataaataactgggTTGTCTGGTCACCTGATTGATGAGAGTCTAAAGGTTCATTGTTGAGGAAGAGGGAGGGGTAATGTTCTGAATAAATTAGCTGTCGTTCTAAATAAGGATGTGATTTTTCTTTTCAGCGTACCTATTGTGCTTGTGGGCAACAAGACAGATCTCCATATGGAAAGAATGATTAGTAGTGAGGAAGGGAAGAGACTGGCTGATTCGTGGAAAGCAGCATTTCTGGAAACATCTGCTAAACAGAATGAGGTGAGCTGATGATACTctctatatgggctattccatatgaaatcgatcagtaaaaaacctcgcatttttttttatactctaattttttccctacttataccaggtgctgaggggagtgcattttcaaaaatatactatcgaaagtcaaacggttttcgtgttattgagcgacaaatttagcgtattttataaaaacaagcctctttcagcgctcagaactctggaaccatttactgcagaacattgaatgagagcttattttgaaactgacatttggtaggttatgttaagaagtaatccttacttttttgtacacagagagacagataatctgattttacttgcttttaggctttttggtcatttgtttttaatccaatgccaccaggttgtcttttcgacatttctggtcttctctcctggccgtggcttagttgtaactcacttctgaggttggggcgcctgaaaggcggagttacattaccccgatgatgtgataggatgattatgataatgtggtgccaggagaggtcttaaatctaaacttaacctaaattccagaccatggacgaacacaggaataatccctttaaggaaaaattcctgtgctctaaccgggaatcgaacccggccatttgtaaaagtgtaaaaaaatattgagaaaaaatcttgcattattaagagggattcggcattgtttgcttagtggctcgagggtattaaataaatttcgagagtattaaataaatttttttcacacGCCTACACTTGAACGGCGTAGTAccacacgcactggccgagagctgaagataagcgagcgttgggcgtcattttactcctgtgtttatgaaaacctgtgataaagctagcacagccatgactgctagacgacacatcatgtgtttatgtctactgccttgcttccctcggctatctcCCACCTCACAGTCAACTAGTTAGTTCacgtgcgtactatttattttctttatttgatattttcaatactttcttatcaacgtaccaccagtaaaaaatatgtgtttatttgtactttcaatgcggaatctaaccatatattttaataatatttttagtggccaaaggcgtcttaatgaagaaaaatctaaatttctccatttccataaaaagtaagaaaaactgtttacatgtcaatataaactttaacttctcagcatcaaaataaaccatgattttgatcattgggtgaaagggtttctgagccacaacagtttaaagttgctaattttatgaaaatacgataaatttaaatattattaatttaaacactattaagttctgatgcctcaaactttgtacaaagcattatatcacagttgtctacggacagaaaaagtttcattgtatttaaaaattgcaaggtcaattttctctatatttcggtcgatttgaaatggaatagcccatatacataATCTTACCATGACTATactgtttcttcttcttgatAAATAAGGGTGTCTACAATTACTTTACTTGTACACCCCATAAGCTAGTAATCAACGCAGAAGAATGCAATATGATACCAGCCTTGTGATGTACTGGGTCTAATTTTGTGAAATTCCTCGAGAGACAGCATGTGTTTTCCAAGAAAATGATTTGCCTTAGACCTGGACAAT
Proteins encoded:
- the Rheb gene encoding GTP-binding protein Rheb homolog, with product MPPKQRKIAIMGYRSVGKSSLSIQFVEGQFVDSYDPTIENTFTKSTRVNSQEYELKLVDTAGQDEYSIFPAQYSMDIHGYVLVYSITSSKSFEVVQIIYDKLLDMTGKVHVPIVLVGNKTDLHMERMISSEEGKRLADSWKAAFLETSAKQNESVADIFHTALLEIEKANGNVQEKSNCVIS